The following are encoded together in the Phenylobacterium sp. NIBR 498073 genome:
- a CDS encoding ABC transporter ATP-binding protein, translating into MPAIELSNIDKRFGAHAALAGVDLAIAPGEFVALVGPSGSGKTTLLKTINGLSEPDTGSVRIAGEDARALPGHLLRRKIGYVFQEVGLFPHLTVAENIAVTPRLLGWDKARIARRVDELLDLVVLPAEVARRAPSELSGGQRQRVGVARALAAEPKIMLMDEPFGALDPLTRDALGGDYRALHDKLGLTTVMVTHDMAEAVLLADRIVVLAGGRILADGGPASLLATTTDPEVRSLLEAPRRQAERLRERLGGGA; encoded by the coding sequence ATGCCGGCGATCGAGCTTTCGAACATCGACAAGCGTTTCGGGGCCCACGCCGCCCTTGCCGGCGTCGATCTGGCGATCGCGCCGGGCGAGTTCGTCGCCCTGGTCGGGCCCTCGGGATCGGGCAAGACCACCCTGCTCAAGACCATCAACGGATTGTCGGAACCCGACACGGGGAGCGTGCGCATCGCCGGCGAGGACGCCCGCGCCCTGCCGGGCCACCTGCTGCGCCGGAAGATCGGCTACGTGTTCCAGGAGGTGGGTCTCTTTCCGCACCTGACCGTGGCCGAGAACATCGCCGTGACCCCGCGCCTGCTGGGCTGGGACAAGGCGCGGATCGCGCGGCGCGTCGATGAACTGCTCGACCTCGTGGTCTTGCCGGCAGAGGTCGCCAGGCGCGCGCCCTCCGAGCTTTCCGGCGGGCAGCGCCAGCGGGTCGGGGTGGCTCGCGCGCTGGCGGCCGAACCGAAGATCATGCTGATGGACGAGCCGTTCGGCGCGCTCGATCCGCTGACCCGCGACGCGCTGGGCGGCGACTACCGGGCGCTGCACGACAAGCTCGGCCTGACCACGGTGATGGTCACTCACGACATGGCCGAGGCGGTGCTGCTGGCCGACCGCATCGTGGTGCTGGCCGGCGGGCGGATCCTGGCCGACGGTGGCCCGGCGAGCCTGCTGGCGACCACGACCGACCCTGAAGTGCGCAGTCTGCTCGAGGCGCCGCGCCGCCAGGCCGAGCGGCTGCGTGAGCGGCTGGGGGGCGGGGCGTGA
- a CDS encoding transporter codes for MLGTVILFAGHAHAEPRRDFCPDRPGKGSPSCVVDPGVFQLEASALDAAFQRSGPGSTDTYAVGVLELRLGLTPLMEGQVQWTPYSQVRVQGAGQTARTEGVGDLVFLLRRSLRNPDGSGFSAALQPFVSAPTGKRGVGAGGWQGGLVVPLSVPLSGDLALGMAPEVDITRDADGEGTHLTWTMAAGLSWPVGPVTLGAELWGSIDDDPADRAHRASLDVTLAWQPPGHDDLQFDVGVYGGLTQDTPDLEVSAGLSRRF; via the coding sequence GTGCTCGGGACCGTGATCCTGTTCGCCGGCCACGCGCACGCCGAGCCGCGCCGCGACTTCTGCCCCGACCGCCCCGGCAAGGGTTCGCCGTCCTGCGTCGTCGATCCCGGCGTCTTCCAGCTGGAGGCGAGCGCGCTGGACGCTGCATTCCAGCGCTCGGGTCCGGGTTCGACCGACACCTATGCGGTCGGGGTGCTCGAACTGCGCCTGGGCCTGACGCCGCTGATGGAGGGGCAGGTCCAGTGGACGCCGTACAGCCAGGTGCGCGTGCAGGGCGCCGGCCAGACGGCGCGAACCGAGGGCGTCGGCGATCTCGTCTTCCTGCTGCGCCGCTCGCTGCGAAATCCCGATGGTTCGGGGTTCTCGGCGGCGCTGCAGCCCTTCGTCTCGGCTCCGACCGGCAAGCGCGGCGTCGGCGCCGGCGGCTGGCAGGGGGGACTGGTCGTGCCGCTCTCCGTGCCCCTGTCCGGCGACCTGGCGCTGGGCATGGCGCCCGAGGTCGACATCACCCGCGACGCCGACGGCGAAGGAACGCACCTGACCTGGACGATGGCCGCTGGGCTCAGCTGGCCCGTCGGGCCTGTGACGCTCGGCGCCGAGCTCTGGGGTTCGATCGATGATGACCCGGCCGACCGCGCGCACCGCGCCTCGCTGGACGTGACCCTGGCCTGGCAGCCGCCCGGCCACGACGACCTGCAGTTCGACGTCGGGGTCTATGGCGGGCTGACCCAAGATACGCCGGACCTGGAGGTCTCGGCCGGGCTTTCCCGCCGCTTCTAG
- a CDS encoding glycine betaine ABC transporter substrate-binding protein has translation MNERIAQAFALLPDYLAWHVVLSASALALGVLISLPLAVAASRSPRLRWPVLAFAGLIQTIPSLALLALFYPVLLGLSAASQAVFGKGFSALGFLPSLLALTLYSMLPILRTATTGILGVDPAVREAADGVGMTPRQRLFQVELPLAMPVIMAGVRTAAVWTIGAATLSTPVGQTSLGNYIFAGLQTENWVFVLFGCAASAALAMTVDQLLGLIETGAARRRRGLVVAGAALLAAGALAAMSPLAAFGKPASYVVGAKNFSEQYILAELMAERLEATGARVSRKEDLGSAVAYRALAAGEIDVYVDYTGTLWTNVLKRQDNPGRAAVLAELTQELKRRDGVVVLGSLGFENAYAFAMRADRAGALGITSLADLARQAPRLALGSDIEFLSRPEWKAVDAAYDFNFRSERSFQPTFMYRALSGGEADVISAFSSDGRIAADKLVVLSDPKGALPPYDAVILVSPKRADDARLLGALRPLVGSISVEAMRAANYSVDRDRGKLSPAQAARAIEPSK, from the coding sequence GTGAACGAACGCATCGCCCAGGCCTTTGCGCTGTTGCCCGACTATCTGGCCTGGCACGTGGTGCTGAGCGCCAGCGCCCTGGCGCTCGGCGTGCTGATCAGCCTGCCGCTGGCGGTCGCCGCCAGCCGCAGCCCGCGCCTGCGCTGGCCGGTGCTGGCCTTCGCCGGCCTGATCCAGACCATTCCCAGTCTGGCGCTGCTGGCGCTGTTCTACCCGGTGCTGCTGGGACTGTCGGCGGCCAGCCAGGCGGTGTTCGGCAAGGGGTTCTCGGCGCTGGGCTTTCTGCCCTCGCTGCTGGCCCTGACGCTCTATTCGATGCTGCCGATACTGCGCACCGCGACCACCGGCATCCTCGGCGTCGATCCGGCCGTGCGCGAGGCGGCCGACGGGGTCGGCATGACCCCGCGCCAGCGATTGTTCCAGGTCGAGCTGCCGCTGGCCATGCCGGTGATCATGGCCGGGGTGCGCACCGCCGCGGTCTGGACCATCGGGGCGGCGACGCTGTCGACCCCGGTCGGCCAGACCAGCCTCGGCAACTACATCTTCGCCGGACTGCAGACCGAGAACTGGGTGTTCGTGCTGTTCGGCTGCGCGGCCTCCGCGGCCCTGGCCATGACTGTCGACCAACTGCTGGGCCTGATCGAGACCGGGGCCGCCAGGCGCCGGCGCGGCCTGGTCGTTGCGGGCGCGGCGCTGCTCGCCGCCGGCGCGCTGGCGGCGATGAGTCCGCTGGCGGCGTTCGGCAAGCCGGCGAGCTATGTGGTCGGGGCCAAGAACTTCTCCGAGCAGTACATCCTGGCCGAGCTGATGGCCGAGCGGCTGGAGGCGACCGGCGCGCGCGTCTCGCGCAAGGAGGACCTCGGCTCGGCGGTGGCCTATCGCGCGCTCGCGGCCGGCGAGATCGACGTCTATGTCGACTACACCGGCACCCTGTGGACCAACGTGCTCAAGCGCCAGGACAACCCCGGGCGCGCCGCGGTGCTGGCGGAACTGACGCAGGAGCTGAAGCGGCGCGACGGCGTCGTGGTCCTGGGCTCGCTGGGCTTTGAGAACGCCTACGCCTTCGCGATGCGCGCCGACCGGGCCGGGGCCTTGGGCATCACAAGCCTCGCCGACCTGGCGCGCCAAGCGCCGCGTCTGGCGCTGGGTTCCGATATCGAGTTCCTGTCGCGACCGGAGTGGAAGGCCGTGGACGCGGCCTATGATTTCAACTTCAGGAGCGAGCGATCCTTCCAGCCGACCTTCATGTACCGGGCGCTGTCGGGCGGGGAGGCGGACGTGATCTCGGCGTTCTCGTCGGATGGGCGGATCGCCGCCGACAAGCTGGTGGTCCTCAGCGACCCCAAGGGCGCGCTGCCGCCCTACGATGCGGTGATCTTGGTCTCGCCCAAGCGAGCCGACGACGCGCGGCTGCTGGGGGCCCTGCGGCCGCTGGTCGGGTCGATCTCGGTGGAGGCGATGCGGGCGGCGAACTACAGCGTCGACCGTGATCGCGGCAAGCTGTCGCCGGCCCAGGCGGCGCGGGCGATCGAACCTTCGAAGTAG
- a CDS encoding flagellar biosynthetic protein FliO, with amino-acid sequence MEFADFLRAVFALALTLGLVGLAAVALRRFGPDAVARLAKAKADRRLKIVETLVLDPSRRLVVVSFDGEEKLLLLGEGQVLPTAAKPARKPKITADA; translated from the coding sequence ATGGAATTCGCTGATTTCCTCCGCGCCGTCTTCGCCCTGGCGCTGACCCTGGGGCTCGTCGGCCTGGCGGCCGTGGCCCTGCGCCGATTCGGGCCGGACGCCGTGGCGCGGCTGGCCAAGGCCAAGGCCGACCGCCGGCTCAAGATCGTCGAGACCCTGGTGCTCGATCCCTCGCGCCGGCTGGTCGTGGTCTCGTTCGACGGCGAGGAAAAGCTCCTGCTGCTCGGCGAGGGACAGGTCCTGCCCACCGCCGCCAAGCCCGCCCGCAAGCCAAAGATCACCGCCGATGCGTAA
- the flgB gene encoding flagellar basal body rod protein FlgB gives MNLNEIPLFAMLKGRFTHLGERQRLISQNVANSDTPGYTPNDLKAYSFDAQVRAAQTASGTVGSAARGQAVTQAGHMTPASQHRTPYKPIKAKDSETTLDGNSVVLEEEMMKMAEARMNYDAAISFYQKSLGMLRLASRAPGRG, from the coding sequence ATGAACCTGAACGAGATTCCGCTGTTCGCGATGCTCAAGGGGCGCTTCACGCACCTCGGCGAGCGTCAGCGCCTGATCTCGCAGAACGTCGCCAACTCCGACACGCCGGGCTACACGCCGAACGACCTGAAGGCCTACTCGTTCGACGCCCAGGTGCGGGCCGCGCAGACGGCGTCGGGCACGGTCGGTTCGGCGGCGCGCGGCCAGGCGGTGACCCAGGCCGGGCACATGACCCCGGCCTCGCAGCACCGCACGCCGTACAAGCCGATCAAGGCCAAGGACTCCGAGACGACGCTCGACGGCAATTCCGTCGTGCTCGAGGAGGAGATGATGAAGATGGCCGAGGCGCGGATGAACTACGACGCGGCGATCAGCTTCTACCAGAAGTCCCTAGGCATGCTGCGGCTGGCCAGCCGCGCGCCGGGCCGCGGCTAA
- a CDS encoding MotE family protein, producing the protein MKNIPRLLPLIGVAMVGVLGLNALAGAESLPDLVSGARAFAEEAAKGATPAKDAKAATGEAKDAAATVPNLPPAAKPAAVCAPTAAELAKEAGLSPAELQVLQSLGARRGQLDKREQDLDVQLALMAAAEAKLDAKIQALNGMKGDIAKLMVDADAKEQAEIDRLVKVFELMKPKDAAPRMVLLDDAVRLPVASRMKERALSPIIANMPPAEAKKLTEALAARFAEVKKVAAAAQAAAGPLPAAPRAAGQAAAPAPKAAAPPAKAG; encoded by the coding sequence ATGAAGAATATTCCCCGCCTCCTGCCCCTGATCGGCGTCGCCATGGTCGGCGTGCTGGGCCTGAATGCCCTGGCCGGCGCCGAGAGCTTGCCGGACCTGGTGTCGGGCGCGCGCGCCTTCGCCGAAGAAGCCGCCAAGGGCGCAACGCCCGCCAAGGACGCCAAGGCCGCGACCGGCGAGGCCAAGGACGCCGCCGCCACGGTTCCGAACCTGCCGCCGGCCGCCAAGCCGGCCGCGGTCTGCGCCCCCACAGCCGCCGAACTGGCCAAGGAGGCGGGCCTGTCGCCGGCCGAGCTGCAGGTGTTGCAAAGCCTGGGCGCGCGCCGCGGCCAGCTGGACAAGCGCGAGCAGGACCTCGACGTGCAGCTGGCCCTGATGGCCGCCGCCGAAGCCAAGCTCGACGCCAAGATTCAGGCGCTGAACGGCATGAAGGGCGACATCGCCAAGCTGATGGTCGACGCCGACGCCAAGGAGCAGGCCGAGATCGACCGCCTGGTGAAGGTGTTCGAGCTGATGAAGCCCAAGGACGCCGCGCCGCGGATGGTGCTGCTGGACGACGCGGTGCGCCTGCCGGTGGCTTCGCGGATGAAGGAGCGGGCGCTCTCGCCGATCATCGCCAACATGCCGCCCGCCGAGGCCAAGAAGCTCACCGAGGCCCTGGCCGCGCGCTTCGCCGAGGTCAAGAAGGTCGCCGCCGCGGCCCAGGCCGCCGCCGGTCCGCTGCCGGCCGCCCCGCGCGCCGCCGGCCAGGCCGCCGCGCCGGCCCCCAAGGCGGCCGCGCCGCCCGCAAAGGCCGGCTAA
- the flgC gene encoding flagellar basal body rod protein FlgC: MADIKPMTGATQMIAATALRAQQARMRVIAENMANAQSVSRQPGGDPYRRQVPVFTPYQTDAGQGVRVARVEPDRKDFRSVYDPSHPSADDKGYVKLPNVDTLVEALDMKEAQRAYEANLNVIETARAMEQRTLDILKK, translated from the coding sequence ATGGCCGACATCAAGCCCATGACCGGCGCGACCCAGATGATCGCCGCCACCGCCCTGCGGGCCCAGCAGGCGCGCATGCGCGTGATCGCCGAGAACATGGCCAACGCCCAGTCGGTGTCGCGCCAGCCGGGCGGCGATCCCTATCGTCGCCAGGTGCCGGTGTTCACGCCCTACCAGACCGACGCCGGGCAGGGCGTGCGCGTCGCGCGCGTCGAACCCGACCGCAAGGACTTCCGCAGCGTCTACGATCCCAGCCATCCGTCGGCCGACGACAAGGGTTATGTGAAGCTGCCCAATGTCGACACCCTGGTCGAGGCGCTGGACATGAAGGAGGCCCAGCGGGCCTACGAAGCCAACCTCAACGTCATCGAGACGGCGCGCGCCATGGAGCAGCGCACTCTCGACATCCTCAAGAAGTAG
- the fliP gene encoding flagellar type III secretion system pore protein FliP (The bacterial flagellar biogenesis protein FliP forms a type III secretion system (T3SS)-type pore required for flagellar assembly.) has translation MRKVFAALFHLSAEDWRRAAGISVLATLAAMVFPAVAAAQAINIDLGTGAGLSERVVQMVGLLTVLSLAPSIVIMTTSFVRIVVVLGLLRTALGLQQSPPNSVLISLALFLTAIVMAPTFQKSYEDGIKPLMDQQMELPAAFDASAAPVKTFMLSQVDQDDLALFLRLSKTPRPPTAQDTPLSVVTPAFMISELKRAFEIGFLLFIPFLVIDLVVASVLMSMGMMMLPPVVVSLPFKLIFFVLVDGWRLVAGSLVESFQRGAGGG, from the coding sequence ATGCGTAAGGTTTTCGCCGCCCTCTTCCATCTAAGCGCCGAAGACTGGCGCCGCGCGGCGGGCATCTCGGTGCTGGCGACGCTGGCGGCGATGGTCTTCCCGGCGGTCGCGGCCGCCCAGGCGATCAACATCGACCTCGGCACCGGCGCCGGCCTCTCCGAGCGCGTCGTCCAGATGGTCGGGCTGCTGACCGTGCTGTCGCTGGCGCCGTCGATCGTGATCATGACCACGTCGTTCGTGCGCATCGTCGTGGTGCTCGGCCTGCTGCGCACCGCGCTCGGCCTGCAGCAGAGCCCGCCCAACTCGGTGCTGATCAGCCTGGCGCTGTTCCTGACCGCCATCGTCATGGCCCCGACGTTCCAGAAGTCCTACGAGGACGGCATCAAGCCGCTGATGGACCAGCAGATGGAGCTGCCGGCGGCGTTCGACGCCAGCGCCGCGCCGGTGAAGACCTTCATGCTTAGTCAGGTCGACCAGGACGACCTCGCCCTGTTTCTCCGGCTGTCGAAGACGCCGCGTCCGCCGACCGCTCAGGACACGCCGCTCAGCGTCGTCACCCCGGCGTTCATGATCTCGGAGCTGAAGCGCGCGTTCGAGATCGGCTTCCTGCTGTTCATTCCCTTCCTGGTCATCGACCTGGTCGTCGCCAGCGTGCTGATGAGCATGGGTATGATGATGCTGCCGCCGGTGGTGGTGTCCCTGCCGTTCAAGCTGATCTTCTTCGTGCTGGTCGACGGCTGGCGGCTGGTCGCGGGCAGTCTGGTCGAGAGCTTCCAGCGCGGGGCCGGCGGCGGCTAG
- a CDS encoding DUF6468 domain-containing protein — translation MSAIAIGLNLMLAGLLAAALMMGYRLNGRLKALRESHEGFAKAVAELDAAAARAEQGLADLRAATDEAHDALADRIEKARALTAKLDRQLQGAPAAAGRAEPVAEEDVERVTQRLGSLLSAARDRRPEREPAPAPARRQAAPAPSRAAFDDDLFDQPAERRPTPGPRLGTRR, via the coding sequence ATGAGCGCCATCGCCATCGGCCTCAACCTGATGCTGGCCGGCCTGCTGGCCGCGGCCCTGATGATGGGTTACCGCCTGAACGGGCGCCTGAAGGCGCTGCGCGAGAGCCATGAAGGCTTCGCCAAGGCGGTCGCTGAACTGGACGCCGCCGCCGCCCGCGCCGAACAGGGCCTGGCCGATCTGCGCGCGGCGACCGATGAAGCCCACGACGCCCTGGCCGATCGTATCGAGAAGGCCCGCGCCCTGACCGCCAAGCTCGATCGCCAGCTGCAGGGCGCGCCGGCCGCAGCCGGCCGCGCCGAGCCGGTCGCCGAGGAGGACGTCGAGCGCGTCACCCAGCGCCTGGGCTCTCTGCTCTCGGCCGCGCGCGATCGCCGGCCCGAACGGGAGCCCGCCCCCGCGCCCGCCCGCCGCCAGGCCGCCCCCGCGCCGTCGCGCGCGGCCTTCGACGACGATCTTTTCGACCAGCCCGCCGAACGTCGCCCGACGCCCGGCCCGCGCCTGGGAACCCGCCGATGA
- a CDS encoding endoglucanase, with protein sequence MKLRQALRSSVAAITIASVAAPTGLSAQTSEAAPRGGGAQVRVAQAKDFSRIELAGRAVARRDGQVLTLQLARGANPDISRLRVSPPRWLKSAEMRPGVLVLTLADNADVRVGTADGATYVNLFEKPPAPATPQVAQAEPAAAPTPPRPNPVPAGGVVRMATKIGAGQVQLSFPWANPAGAAVFRRGGAVWVVFDAPATLDVSAAPRGLRLMSGAVAYRGNDYTAVRIDTPPNTPFFAASQGATWTVILGPGAQVEQAAQIRVVRDEAGGPAGLKAAVSGATKVVRVADPMVGDTLSVVTALGPAKGLPSRREFVQMALLPSAQGMAAESYIDDLAMRQDGDLVQIGRPSGLTLSPASASVARAEATLGAPQPASLPGLIDYQNWPKTGSGGFLSRYNALLAAANEEAATGRDAPVAARMALARFLVGSELSFEAIGVLNDTARRNPSVMEDPEFRGLRGVARVMARRYKEAQADFSAPILQDDPSIALWRSYIAAQLAQWPEARSQFGAGAEAFNRFSPTWKARFARSDAQAALALGDVNGADARIKLALMDKTDPLEELATRLVQAQVVEALGHKDRALRIYAAVAGAPSEGLAAPATLRATKIRLETGKITAVQAANVFAGLRYRWRGDATELETIRALGHLYLSQGRYREALEALRGAGSRLPDLPEALQLQADLGAAFRTLFLDGAADGLEPVQALAMFYDFRELTPLGADGDMMVRRLVRRLVDVDLLDQAAELLKYQAENRLDGVPRAQVSTDLALIYLMDRRPEQALQAINASRTTVLPSSLNAERRVVEARALMGLGRYDHGLELLERDNGRDAQDLRGEISWKQKNWTAAAATFEKSLGDRWKQPGPLSAEEEAKLLRAGVAYSLAGDDASLARMQQRYSGFYDQARNPEALRVALTGVQSGPLSVSDFGRATADNEAFAGWVAKMKVRFRERPAPLGPPTPAKAPAAPPAAKQAAATTAARG encoded by the coding sequence ATGAAACTGCGCCAGGCCCTGAGGTCGAGCGTCGCGGCGATCACCATCGCCAGCGTCGCTGCGCCTACTGGTCTGTCGGCGCAGACATCCGAGGCCGCTCCCCGCGGCGGCGGCGCCCAGGTGCGGGTCGCCCAGGCCAAGGATTTCTCGCGCATCGAACTGGCTGGCCGGGCGGTGGCGCGCCGCGACGGCCAGGTGCTGACGCTGCAGCTGGCGCGCGGCGCCAATCCCGACATCAGCCGCCTGCGGGTCTCCCCGCCGCGCTGGCTGAAGAGCGCAGAAATGCGTCCCGGGGTCCTGGTGCTGACCCTGGCCGACAACGCCGACGTCAGGGTCGGAACCGCCGACGGCGCGACCTACGTCAATCTGTTCGAGAAACCGCCGGCGCCGGCGACGCCGCAGGTCGCCCAGGCCGAACCGGCCGCCGCGCCGACGCCGCCGAGGCCTAACCCGGTTCCGGCCGGCGGCGTGGTGCGGATGGCCACCAAGATCGGCGCCGGCCAGGTTCAGCTCAGCTTCCCTTGGGCCAATCCGGCCGGGGCCGCGGTTTTCCGGCGCGGCGGGGCGGTGTGGGTGGTGTTCGATGCGCCGGCGACGCTCGACGTCTCGGCCGCGCCGCGCGGCCTGCGCCTGATGAGCGGCGCGGTCGCCTATCGCGGGAACGACTATACGGCGGTGAGGATCGACACCCCGCCGAACACGCCGTTCTTCGCCGCCTCCCAGGGCGCGACCTGGACGGTGATCCTGGGGCCCGGCGCCCAGGTCGAACAGGCCGCCCAGATCCGGGTGGTGCGCGACGAGGCCGGCGGTCCGGCCGGGCTCAAGGCCGCCGTCTCCGGCGCCACCAAGGTCGTGCGGGTCGCCGACCCGATGGTCGGCGACACCCTCTCGGTGGTCACCGCGCTCGGCCCGGCCAAGGGGCTGCCCTCGCGCCGCGAGTTCGTGCAGATGGCCCTGCTGCCGTCGGCCCAGGGCATGGCGGCGGAATCCTATATCGACGACCTGGCGATGCGCCAGGACGGCGACCTGGTGCAGATCGGCCGCCCGAGCGGCCTGACGCTGTCGCCCGCCTCGGCTTCGGTGGCGCGCGCCGAGGCCACGCTCGGCGCGCCGCAGCCGGCCAGCCTGCCCGGGCTGATCGACTATCAGAACTGGCCGAAGACCGGATCGGGCGGGTTCCTTTCGCGCTACAACGCGCTGCTGGCGGCGGCCAACGAGGAGGCGGCGACCGGACGCGATGCGCCGGTCGCCGCGCGCATGGCGCTGGCCCGCTTCCTGGTCGGCTCGGAGCTGTCGTTCGAAGCGATCGGCGTGCTGAATGACACGGCCCGCCGCAATCCGTCGGTGATGGAGGATCCGGAGTTCCGCGGCCTGCGCGGCGTCGCCCGGGTCATGGCCCGCCGCTACAAGGAAGCGCAGGCCGACTTCTCCGCGCCGATCCTGCAGGACGATCCCTCGATCGCGCTCTGGCGGTCTTACATCGCCGCCCAGTTGGCCCAATGGCCCGAAGCCCGCAGCCAGTTCGGGGCCGGGGCCGAGGCGTTCAATCGCTTCTCGCCGACCTGGAAGGCGCGGTTCGCGCGCTCGGACGCGCAGGCGGCCCTGGCCCTGGGCGACGTCAACGGCGCCGACGCGCGCATCAAGCTCGCCCTGATGGACAAGACCGACCCGCTGGAGGAGCTGGCCACGCGGCTGGTCCAGGCCCAGGTGGTCGAGGCCCTCGGCCACAAGGACCGGGCGCTGCGGATCTACGCCGCCGTGGCCGGCGCGCCGAGCGAGGGGCTGGCCGCCCCCGCCACCCTGCGCGCCACCAAGATCCGGCTGGAGACCGGCAAGATCACGGCGGTGCAGGCGGCCAACGTCTTCGCCGGCCTGCGCTATCGCTGGCGCGGCGACGCCACCGAACTGGAGACCATCCGGGCGCTCGGTCACCTGTATCTGAGCCAGGGCCGCTATCGCGAGGCGCTGGAGGCCCTGCGCGGGGCCGGCTCGCGGCTGCCCGATCTGCCCGAGGCGCTGCAACTGCAGGCCGATCTCGGCGCGGCGTTCCGCACCCTGTTCCTCGACGGCGCGGCCGACGGGTTGGAGCCGGTGCAGGCGCTGGCGATGTTCTACGACTTCCGCGAGTTGACCCCGCTGGGCGCCGACGGCGACATGATGGTGCGCCGCCTCGTGCGCCGACTGGTCGACGTCGATCTGCTGGACCAGGCGGCCGAGCTGCTGAAGTACCAGGCCGAGAACCGCCTCGACGGCGTGCCGCGGGCCCAGGTGTCCACCGACCTGGCGCTGATCTACCTGATGGATCGCCGCCCCGAGCAGGCGCTGCAGGCGATCAACGCCTCGCGCACGACGGTGCTGCCGAGCTCGCTCAACGCCGAGCGCCGCGTGGTCGAGGCCCGCGCCCTGATGGGCCTGGGCCGCTACGATCATGGTCTGGAGCTGTTGGAGCGCGACAACGGCCGCGACGCCCAGGACCTGCGCGGCGAGATCTCCTGGAAGCAGAAGAACTGGACCGCCGCGGCCGCCACCTTCGAAAAAAGCCTCGGTGATCGCTGGAAGCAGCCGGGCCCGCTCAGCGCCGAGGAAGAGGCCAAACTGCTGCGGGCTGGCGTCGCCTACAGCCTGGCCGGCGACGACGCGTCGCTGGCGCGCATGCAGCAGCGTTATTCGGGCTTCTATGACCAGGCCCGCAATCCCGAGGCGCTGCGGGTCGCCTTGACCGGGGTGCAGTCGGGGCCGCTCAGCGTCTCCGACTTCGGCCGCGCGACGGCCGACAACGAAGCCTTCGCGGGCTGGGTCGCGAAGATGAAGGTCAGGTTCCGCGAGAGGCCGGCCCCGCTGGGGCCGCCGACGCCCGCCAAGGCGCCTGCTGCGCCGCCCGCCGCCAAGCAGGCGGCGGCGACCACAGCAGCGCGAGGCTGA
- the fliE gene encoding flagellar hook-basal body complex protein FliE, with protein MMTALAAAKAYAAAQNTAVIKPPSAGQEDQGLDFGSMVKSAMNDVMHNTKKAEGQIAAQVAGKAELIDVVTAISAAEASLETVMAVRDQVINAYQEIMRMPI; from the coding sequence ATGATGACCGCGCTCGCCGCCGCCAAAGCCTACGCCGCCGCCCAGAACACCGCGGTGATCAAGCCGCCGTCGGCCGGCCAGGAGGACCAGGGCCTCGACTTCGGCTCCATGGTCAAGTCGGCCATGAACGACGTCATGCACAACACCAAGAAGGCCGAAGGCCAGATCGCCGCCCAGGTGGCGGGCAAGGCCGAGCTGATCGACGTGGTGACGGCGATCTCGGCGGCGGAAGCCAGCCTGGAGACGGTGATGGCGGTGCGCGACCAGGTGATCAACGCCTACCAGGAAATCATGCGCATGCCGATCTGA